From Vitis vinifera cultivar Pinot Noir 40024 chromosome 14, ASM3070453v1, a single genomic window includes:
- the LOC100241286 gene encoding uncharacterized protein LOC100241286 isoform X1: protein MISPTQISEGRGSQNSASFRETPLQIIHIIGNFMRIWSVYSMYRFLSQTGASVVLFIFSCLIPSSVIFLALQKPWKGRPLTNAQVVPSIINGGITALYFILWGKGLKSCGPVRAILAEYSGAVLGVLSALLYGWKGHIWKKVGGLIAMLTSFYFLSLGWATATSSPFSFKDILDTENRTERVLGMKEMAIPIFAGILSALRRVIARRVSLKNQLKRRLHAITTASATCFLFPVAMWDMIIGTSSEGSRQLPFSTWAYLSTILFGIILIFYVDSIAEERLHMVFSSPRHLMVAGGCIIVMEIVYKMDFSLPGFLICSIILGFGIFEATSLDRNRKGSQTPDLSNEILGDQIQMHSLPT, encoded by the exons ATGATATCTCCAACGCAGATCTCCGAAGGCCGAGGATCTCAGAATTCTGCTTCATTCAG GGAAACTCCATTGCAGATTATCCATATTATTGGCAATTTCATGAGGATCTGGTCAGTTTACTCCATGTACCGATTTTTGTCTCAGACTGGAGCATCAGTTGTCCTGTTTATTTTCAGTTGTCTGATTCCATCATCAGTCATATTTTTAGCTTTGCAAAAGCCCTGGAAGGGCAGACCCCTCACTAATGCACAG GTAGTACCTTCGATAATAAATGGTGGCATAACAGCTTTATACTTCATCTTGTGGGGCAAGGGCCTTAAATCCTGTGGCCCAGTCAG AGCTATTTTGGCTGAGTATTCTGGTGCTGTTCTTGGAGTCTTATCAGCACTTTTGTATGGTTGGAAGGGCCATATCTGGAAAAAG GTGGGCGGGCTCATTGCGATGCTTACATCTTTCTACTTCTTATCTCTAGGGTGGGCTACAGCCACATCTTCTCCATTTT CATTTAAAGATATCCTTGATACTGAGAATCGGACAGAACGAGTTTTGGGGATGAAGGAAATGGCAATCCCTATCTTTGCTGGAATTTTGTCTGCATTGAGAAGGGTGATTGCACGGCGTGTTTCACTCAAG AACCAACTCAAAAGGCGGCTTCATGCAATAACAACTGCTTCTGCTACATGTTTTCTATTTCCTGTGGCCATGTGGGACATGATTATA GGAACATCATCCGAAGGCAGCAGACAGTTACCATTTTCTACTTGGGCGTATTTGAGCACCATTCTTTTTGGAATTATCTTGATATTCTATGTTGACAGTATCGCAGAGGAGAG GTTGCATATGGTTTTTTCTTCTCCAAGGCATTTAATGGTAGCTGGAGGATGCATCATTGTCATGGAGATTGTGTACAAAATGGATTTTTCTCTACCAGGCTTTCTGATTTGCTCCATAATTTTAGGCTTTG GGATATTTGAAGCCACTTCTTTGGATCGTAATAGGAAAGGTTCTCAAACTCCAGATCTATCAAATGAAATTTTAGGGGACCAAATTCAGATGCATTCGCTTCCAACTTGA
- the LOC100241286 gene encoding uncharacterized protein LOC100241286 isoform X2, with translation MISPTQISEGRGSQNSASFRETPLQIIHIIGNFMRIWSVYSMYRFLSQTGASVVLFIFSCLIPSSVIFLALQKPWKGRPLTNAQVVPSIINGGITALYFILWGKGLKSCGPVRAILAEYSGAVLGVLSALLYGWKGHIWKKVGGLIAMLTSFYFLSLGWATATSSPFSFKDILDTENRTERVLGMKEMAIPIFAGILSALRRVIARRVSLKNQLKRRLHAITTASATCFLFPVAMWDMIIGTSSEGSRQLPFSTWAYLSTILFGIILIFYVDSIAEERIKQISVFRSFTDWNFL, from the exons ATGATATCTCCAACGCAGATCTCCGAAGGCCGAGGATCTCAGAATTCTGCTTCATTCAG GGAAACTCCATTGCAGATTATCCATATTATTGGCAATTTCATGAGGATCTGGTCAGTTTACTCCATGTACCGATTTTTGTCTCAGACTGGAGCATCAGTTGTCCTGTTTATTTTCAGTTGTCTGATTCCATCATCAGTCATATTTTTAGCTTTGCAAAAGCCCTGGAAGGGCAGACCCCTCACTAATGCACAG GTAGTACCTTCGATAATAAATGGTGGCATAACAGCTTTATACTTCATCTTGTGGGGCAAGGGCCTTAAATCCTGTGGCCCAGTCAG AGCTATTTTGGCTGAGTATTCTGGTGCTGTTCTTGGAGTCTTATCAGCACTTTTGTATGGTTGGAAGGGCCATATCTGGAAAAAG GTGGGCGGGCTCATTGCGATGCTTACATCTTTCTACTTCTTATCTCTAGGGTGGGCTACAGCCACATCTTCTCCATTTT CATTTAAAGATATCCTTGATACTGAGAATCGGACAGAACGAGTTTTGGGGATGAAGGAAATGGCAATCCCTATCTTTGCTGGAATTTTGTCTGCATTGAGAAGGGTGATTGCACGGCGTGTTTCACTCAAG AACCAACTCAAAAGGCGGCTTCATGCAATAACAACTGCTTCTGCTACATGTTTTCTATTTCCTGTGGCCATGTGGGACATGATTATA GGAACATCATCCGAAGGCAGCAGACAGTTACCATTTTCTACTTGGGCGTATTTGAGCACCATTCTTTTTGGAATTATCTTGATATTCTATGTTGACAGTATCGCAGAGGAGAG aaTCAAGCAGATTTCAGTCTTCAGATCATTTACAGACTGGAACTTCTTATGA